A genomic segment from Daphnia pulex isolate KAP4 chromosome 5, ASM2113471v1 encodes:
- the LOC124194130 gene encoding peroxidase-like, with the protein MHEPLQRDYVEVSTSSYQRAIESHRRWRICLWIGLGCTLITCAILLSLLMVGARQPRLAFPVAEVGDSPLLALSFPIKERSHPKGRSNFTIRPEMVYESMTEAREEFRNRKTLEEQLLNHQLNRTDLTPSSYHQQVTTLSPEMRNFSDSAVLAETSVRLLLQREQIPIAELQSADPSALLKEWVHCDPTTLVNKKCRPEDKFRTLDGTCNNLHAPEKGATMQPFRRILPPVYDDGFSSPRTKSVVGSDQPLLSAREVSRRFTDSADHVAVETKLSMLFLTWGQFLDHDMTNTGASKGENGSAITCCGQRKQHPECFPIHVENNDPFYADKGVRCLDFVRSAPAPQCKINGREQFNQASAYIDGSMIYATTRLEADIRLRAHFNGYMRGRLFEDGRWMLPISDKPNDGCNKDELIKQSRYCFKAGDVRVNEQIGLTAMHTVWMREHNRISSELSDMNKHWDDTRTYEEARRIIIAMVQHISYNEFVPLLLGEKLTEHLKLRPLASDYDSSYDKEVDAGISNEFSTAAYRFGHSMLQGLVEFHTAKGRTIDFMQFTKILFNPFALWDFGKLDAVVRGNAQQCPRKLDTSFSTQVTNHLFQPEKSNHGFDLFALNIQRGRDHGLAPYIQWRELCNLSPVNDWLELEKEMRPSSFVVLKQIYQDIKDIDLYVGILAENSLPDGILGPVGSCIIGDQFLRSKIGDRFWYETSDPTIRFTPDQLSEIRKSSLARVLCDNGDAMDAIQLKSMEVVSSSNPVKRCHGDGIPRMDLSNWEDGMISPFV; encoded by the exons aTGCACGAACCACTGCAACGTGATTACGTCGAGGTTAGCACGTCATCCTACCAGCGTGCCATCGAATCCCACCGTCGTTGGAGGATATGCCTCTGGATTGGACTTGG TTGCACTCTCATCACGTGTGCCATACTGTTGTCTCTGCTCATGGTCGGTGCTAGACAGCCTCGATTAGCCTTCCCTGTTGCCGAAGTGGGAGACTCTCCATTGCTGGCTCTCTCTTTCCCCATTAAAG AAAGAAGCCATCCGAAGGGGCGATCTAATTTTACCATCCGGCCGGAAATGGTGTACGAGAGTATGACAGAGGCCCGAGAAGAGTTCAGAAACCGGAAAACACTTGAGGAGCAACTTCTCAATCATCAGCTCAACCGAACCGATTTAACGCCTTCCTCTTACCATCAGCAGGTCACCACGCTCAGCCCTGAAATGCGCAATTTCAGCGACTCGGCCGTGTTGGCTGAAACTTCCGTCCGCCTCCTTCTGCAACGGGAGCAGATCCCCATAGCAGAGCTCCAATCCGCTGATCCTAGTGCACTACTCAAAGAATGGGTCCACTGCGACCCTACTACCCTGGTCAACAAGAAATGTCGACCGGAAGACAAGTTCCGGACATTAGACGGAACATGCAATAATTTACACGCTCCTGAAAAAGGAGCCACCATGCAGCCATTCCGTCGCATCCTGCCACCCGTCTATGATGACGGATTTTCATCTCCAAGGACTAAGTCCGTCGTGGGAAGTGATCAGCCCTTGCTGTCTGCCAGAGAAGTTAGTCGACGGTTCACTGACAGCGCCGACCACGTTGCCGTTGAAACCAAACTATCAATGCTGTTTCTTACCTGGGGACAGTTTCTCGATCACGACATGACCAACACTGGCGCGTCCAAAG GCGAGAATGGAAGTGCCATCACCTGTTGCGGCCAACGGAAACAGCATCCCGAATGTTTCCCGATTCACGTAGAAAATAACGATCCGTTTTACGCAGATAAAGGCGTCCGTTGCCTGGATTTCGTCCGCTCGGCACCGGCTCCACAATGCAAAATAA ATGGGAGAGAGCAGTTTAATCAAGCTTCAGCCTATATCGATGGTTCCATGATTTACGCCACAACTCGTCTGGAAGCAGATATTCGACTAAGGGCTCACTTTAATGGTTACATGAGAGGTCGATTGTTCGAAGACGGACGCTGGATGCTTCCCATTTCCGACAAGCCAAACGACGGATGCAACAAGGACGAGCTCATCAAGCAGAGCCGCTACTGCTTCAAAGCAG GCGACGTGCGAGTTAACGAACAAATCGGATTAACTGCTATGCATACTGTCTGGATGCGCGAGCACAATCGGATCTCCAGTGAATTGTCCGACATGAACAAACACTGGGACGACACACGTACATACGAGGAAGCTCGTCGAATTATTATCGCCATGGTTCAGCACATCAGTTACAACGAATTTGTGCCTTTATTGCTCG GTGAGAAATTGACCGAGCATTTGAAATTGCGTCCACTGGCTAGCGACTACGACAGTAGTTACGATAAGGAAGTTGACGCCGGCATTTCCAACGAATTTTCTACCGCGGCGTACCGTTTCGGTCACAGCATGTTGcag GGTTTAGTGGAATTTCACACGGCCAAAGGACGGACAATCGATTTCATGCAATTCacgaaaattcttttcaaccCGTTCGCCTTGTGGGATTTTGGCAAGTTGGACGCTGTCGTTCGAGGCAACGCCCAACAATGTCCAAGAAAATTAGACACTTCATTCTCCACTCAG GTTACTAACCACTTGTTCCAACCTGAAAAATCCAATCACGGCTTCGACTTATTTGCATTGAATATACAAAGAGGGCGGGACCACGGTCTGGCACCGTATATTCAATGGAGAGAATTATGCAATCTCTCGCCCGTTAACGACTGGCTCGAATTGGAGAAGGAAATGCGACCATCTTCCTTTGTTGTTCTCAAACAAATTTACCA AGACATAAAAGATATTGATCTCTACGTCGGAATCTTGGCCGAGAATTCTTTACCGGACGGTATTCTAGGACCTGTTGGCAGCTGCATCATAGGAGACCAATTCTTGCGCTCAAAAATTGGCGATCGTTTCTGGTACGAGACGAGCGACCCCACCATCCGCTTCACACCCG ACCAACTGAGTGAGATCCGAAAGTCAAGTCTGGCTCGGGTTTTGTGCGACAACGGCGACGCCATGGACGCCATCCAGTTGAAATCCATGGAGGTTGTCAGCAGTTCCAATCCGGTTAAACGATGCCATGGGGACGGCATTCCCAGAATGGACTTATCTAATTGGGAAGATGGAATGATCTCACCTTTCGTCTAA
- the LOC124194135 gene encoding keratin-associated protein 19-2-like — translation MMAFKVLFFVAFVVAAIFAAEEKSNQDLEASEGHLHGYYGGLGGLGYGGYGAYGRGFGGYGRFGYGHGLGFGRGYGLYGR, via the exons ATGATGGCATTCAAG gTTCTCTTTTTCGTCGCCTTCGTCGTGGCTGCTATTTTTGCGGCTGAAGAGAAATCAAACCAGGATTTGGAAGCATCTGAGGGACATTTGCATGGCTACTACGGTGGACTCGGCGGATTGGGATATGGCGGATATGGCGCTTATGGGCGCGGCTT TGGTGGTTACGGACGTTTCGGTTACGGGCACGGCCTCGGATTCGGACGCGGATATGGACTTTACGGCCGTTAA
- the LOC124194133 gene encoding retinoblastoma-binding protein 5 homolog, with amino-acid sequence MNLDLLESFGQNYPEEFDGALDCISMAVTCTFNKRGTLLAVGCNDGRIVVWDFLTRGIAKIISAHVHPVCSLCWSRSGHTILSASTDNTVAIWDVLTGECNQRYRFPSPIIKVQFHPRKADTFLVCPMRHAAVLVELEGNHKLLPLDEDESDLNITASFDRRGQYIYTGNGRGRIIVLDAISLEVKASFRITQGTTSTTAVRSIDFARRGDHFLVNSADRIIRVYDAKEILACGKDGDPEPMQRLQDLVNKTTWKKCCFSGDGEYICAGSARQHALYVWERSIGNLVKILHGTKGELLLDVVWHPVRPIIASVSSGVVSIWAQNQVENWSAFAPDFKELDENVEYEERESEFDLGDEDKSVTQNEREVEDDLEVDVTTVQPISAYYSSDEEKDDEDILLYLPIAPEVEEPEDGWNPAAELEDGTTSGTKRSSHQDQKENSSPKKKRTKSYEISLTNAPTDEIHPLVSSKKDKPAVAGGKKVTGPGRPRNSDSGKRFERSRSGK; translated from the exons ATGAATTTAGATTTACTTG AATCGTTCGGCCAAAACTACCCTGAG GAATTTGATGGAGCTCTTGATTGTATTTCAATGGCTGTCACCTGCACTTTTAATAAGCGAGGAACTCTTCTAGCAGTGGGCTGCAATGATGGAAGGATTGTCGTCTGGGATTTTCTTACCAGAGGAATAGCAAAGATTATTAGTGCTCATGTACATCCTGTCTGCTCTCTGTG CTGGTCCAGAAGCGGGCACACCATTTTAAGTGCATCAACAGACAACACTGTAGCTATATGGGATGTTCTTACTGGAGAATGTAATCAACGATACAGATTCCCATCTCCAATCATCAAAGTTCAATTTCACCCTAGAAAAGCAGACACATTTCTAGTTTGTCCGATGAGACATGCAGCTGTACTTGTTGAGCTAGAAGGAAATCACAAACTACTTCCTTTGGATGAAGATGAG AGTGACCTCAATATCACAGCTTCATTTGACAGAAGAGGACAGTACATATACACTGGCAATGGCAGAGGTCGAATTATTGTTTTGGACGCTATCTCACTTGAG GTAAAAGCATCTTTTCGCATCACACAAGGAACAACCAGCACGACAGCGGTTCGAAGTATTGATTTTGCGCGGCGTGGAGA tCATTTTCTTGTGAATAGCGCTGATCGAATCATTCGAGTCTATGATGCCAAAGAGATTCTTGCATGTGGGAAAGACGGAGATCCGGAACCTATGCAGAGATTGCAGGATCTTGTGAATAA AACTACGTGGAAAAAATGCTGTTTTTCAGGAGATGGAGAATATATATGTGCAGGTTCAGCCAGACAGCACGCCCTTTATGTATGGGAACGAAGCATAGGAAACTTAGTTAAAATTTTGCATGGAACAAAAGGAGAACTGCTTTTAGACGTTGTT TGGCACCCAGTGAGACCTATAATTGCTTCGGTATCCAGCGGAGTGGTATCAATTTGGGCACAGAATCAAGTTGAAAACTGGTCCGCGTTTGCTCCGGATTTCAAAG AACTcgatgaaaatgttgaatatgAAGAAAGAGAATCCGAATTCGACCTTGGTGATGAAGACAAATCAGTTACACAGAACGAAAGAGAAGTTGAAGATGATTTAGAG GTTGATGTAACAACTGTTCAACCGATATCTGCTTATTACTCCTCtgacgaagaaaaagacgacgagGATATCCTGCTTTATTTGCCAATCGCTCCTGAAGTAGAAGAACCAGAAGATGGCTGGAATCCAGCCGCTGAATTAGAGGATGGCACCACTTCTGGAACAAAGAGGAGTAGCCATCAGgatcagaaagaaaatagttcccctaagaaaaaacgaacaaaaagctACGAAATTTCTCTAACTAATGCTCCAACAGATG AAATTCATCCATTAGTGAGCAGCAAAAAAGACAAACCAGCTGTAGCTGGAGGGAAGAAAGTTACCGGACCCGGACGACCTCGAAACAGTGACAGTGGCAAAAGATTTGAGCGTAGCCGATCAGGAAAATAG
- the LOC124194132 gene encoding U3 small nucleolar RNA-associated protein 15 homolog, whose protein sequence is MASFKKTQIRSLPKIGQKVTADTLYWRKLNFPVTVKEFGPIDYIDVMPIEPYFIAVSSAAKVQIYNPITHQVHRHFTRFKEAAYGASIRSDGKLVVAGCDEGHIKLFDIGSKSLLRIFKGHKGPVHRCKFTADNVHVVSFSDDKSVALWDLPSETEIIKFSEHSDYVRAGCVSSISSDLFLSGSFDHTVKLYDARSPTGSTISVDHGSPVESVLMYPGNSIFVSVGGTELRVWDMLAGGRLLARVSQHHKTITCLHLASDGKRLVTGGLDRHAKIYDVQSYQVVHTLDFPSPVLSLGITPDDFTVVAGMANGLISMQHRQTPAEARALIPKQSLKDQKKSQTTYRFRLNADFRNVNRTFNPATDVEVATKNDNSLVSRYDMFLRKFQYSKALDTVLSKYIRKKKPAITVGVMHELIRRNGLKSALAGRDDSSLSIILTFLARNINDPSHSKIIIQVANTLLDVYENSCLTPQSEKLFLHLQEHVNREVEYMKHLMEIEGMLHILLASTTTQTRRGPVNIGQGPPVKVMLPSAAAAANATMVYNVG, encoded by the exons ATGGCTTCGTTCAAGAAAACTCAAATTAGAAGTTTACCCAAGATTGGACAAAAAGTTACCGCCGATACATTGTATTGGAGAAAACTTAAC TTTCCCGTTACTGTCAAAGAATTCGGACCCATTGACTACATCGATGTTATGCCAATAGAGCCCTATTTCATCGCTGTTTCTAGTGCTGCCAAAGTTCAAATATACAATCCAATCACACATCAAGTTCACAGGCATTTCACACGATTCAAGGAGGCAGCTTATGGTGCTTCCATAAGATCAGATGGTAAACTGGTTGTTGCTGGATGTGATGAAGGACACATCAAACTTTTTGACATTGGTTCAAAATCACTTCTGCGAATATTTAAGGGACATAAAGG ACCTGTTCACCGCTGCAAATTCACAGCAGATAATGTTCATGTTGTCAGTTTTTCTGATGATAAGTCTGTTGCCTTATGGGACCTTCCTAGTGAAACtgaaattattaaattctCTGAACATTCG gaTTATGTGAGAGCTGGATGTGTTTCAAGCATCAGCtcagatctttttctttctggttcATTTGATCATACAGTTAAGTTGTATGATGCTAGGAGTCCAACTGGTAGCACTATTTCAGTTGACCATGGTTCTCCTGTGGAGAGTGTGCTCATGTACCCTGgcaattctatttttgtttctgttg GTGGTACTGAACTTAGAGTTTGGGACATGCTAGCCGGTGGTCGATTGCTTGCAAGGGTCTCGCAACATCACAAAACCATTACTTGCTTACACTTGGCATCAGACGGGAAACGACTTGTAACTGGTGGTCTCGATCGTCATGCTAAAATCTATGATGTTCAGAGCTATCAAGTGGTCCATACTCTTGACTTCCCCTCACCTGTACTTAGCTTGGGGATCACG cCTGACGATTTTACTGTGGTAGCTGGAATGGCTAACGGTTTAATCTCGATGCAGCACAGACAAACTCCGGCTGAAGCGCGAGCTTTGATCCCAAAGCAGTCCTTGAAAGATCAGAAAAAG tcACAAACTACATATCGTTTCCGTTTGAATGCTGATTTCCGAAACGTCAATCGAACTTTCAATCCTGCAACTGATGTCGAGGTTGCCACAAAAAATGACAACTCTTTAGTGTCTCGATATGACATGTTTCTCCGGAAATTCCAGTACAGCAAAGCATTAGATACAGTTTTAAGCAAAtatattagaaaaaagaaacctgcTATTACTGTTGGGGTGATGCACGAATTAATAAG ACGGAACGGCTTAAAATCTGCCCTGGCAGGTCGTGACGATAGCTCATTGTCAATCATTCTGACATTTTTGGCTCGAAACATCAATGACCCGAgtcattcaaaaattataattcaagTGGCAAATACTTTGTTAG acgTATACGAGAACAGCTGTTTGACACCCCAATCAGAGAAACTGTTCCTTCATCTACAAGAGCACGTTAACCGAGAAGTAGAGTATATGAAGCATTTAATGGAGATAGAAGGCATGCTGCACATTTTACTCGCCTCAACTACCACGCAAACAAGAAGAGGTCCCGTTAACATTGGACAGGGTCCCCCTGTTAAAGTAATGCttccgtctgctgctgccgctgcgaATGCCACCATGGTTTACAACGTCGGATAA
- the LOC124194134 gene encoding uridine diphosphate glucose pyrophosphatase NUDT14-like, translating to MNDLTDVTIVPLENSNFVQPFRMLFKHAGKDRLWDLVRVHESVAIIIFNISKKKLIFVRQFRPAVYINSIPQEDRTNPIDTEKYPAKLGFTLELCAGIVDKKKTLAEIAAEEVLEECGYKVDPDKLEYIIQFHSGVGLSGDPQTVFYAEVTDEMKVSSGGGNPEEGELIDVVEMSISEVEEFLAQKRVPSPGGFLFGLQWFFNKKASLFVS from the exons ATGAATGATTTAACAGATGTTACCATAGTACCCTTGGAGAATTCCAATTTCGTGCAACCGTTTCGCATGCTTTTCAAACATGCAGGCAAAGACAGATTATGGGATCTTGTTAGAGTGCATGAAAG tgtggccatcatcatttttaatatatcCAAGAAAAAGCTGATCTTTGTGAGACAGTTTCGCCCTG CTGTGTACATAAATTCCATACCTCAAGAGGATCGTACAAATCCAATTGATACAGAGAAATATCCTGCTAAACTGGGTTTTACCTTAGAGCTTTGTGCAGGAATagttgataagaaaaaaacccttGCAGAAATTGCAGCTGAGGAAGTACTTGAAGAATGTGGATACAAAGTTGATCCTGATAAACTGGAATATATCATTCAGTTTCA tTCTGGTGTAGGGCTCTCAGGTGATCCTCAAACTGTTTTTTATGCTGAAGTTACTGATGAAATGAAG GTGAGTTCAGGAGGTGGCAATCCAGAAGAGGGAGAACTCATTGATGTAGTAGAAATGAGCATATCAGAAGTGGAAGAATTCCTTGCTCAAAAAAGAGTTCCTAGTCCTGGGGggtttctttttggcttgcaATGGTTCTTCAATAAAAAGGCATCATTGTTTGTCTCCTAA
- the LOC124194131 gene encoding delta(14)-sterol reductase LBR-like, with protein sequence MAPNKTFYDIGESVFGLWPGSGGLYFKGVIVAFNPVDRTYDVKFEEGTTYTLLKKHVSPVDSFRALEPKSAQRGEKKTRGRQRSGSRSRSRSRTPGRKPRGKSPANESNYSVRTSSRQNNIKNESKIKQSPETEFTNLKVKMESKEDGNDSTSSTRRSPKVRSMTKKFYGIVDEEESWEDMRLSRRKSSRLATKTKESTPVNQLDNDVYSDEGSSNEMSLKPKGNEQTKDAPITNDVASGPQMSAGNGEQIEPLSSFTATLTTIFLGNLPLALFLYLICKENKCLFEGMPRFAFADLLSMYNPFVSFCIESFYLAIFLLSMLPTGKVVKIGEGQLFRRNSIVSAIIMISSLLAIMHYLKISASSILTHFPQFVIPNFAVSFVFAFVVSFRERHNRHSDTGILSHFVFGSSLNATIANVNVKVWVHRAVFITVIALNCLVLVANFEKNQVLSPTLAFVAAMQMIFALEALWNDTHLFHSFDFNQVKIGWMYLTMNTYPLATFLITLSAINSELELSYLVLAPIGILFLIGLWVKAGSNSQLAAFIENPEHPSFSKMESLTSSSGKLLISGWWGWLRHPDFLGDIIMHWAFVLPCGGMFLPYAVAIFATVCFVYRTKESDLAGKLKYGPSWDRYCQRVPSRVIPRVF encoded by the exons ATGGCTCCAAACAAGACCTTTTACGATATAGGCGAGTCTGTTTTCGGCTTGTGGCCTGGTAGTGGGGGACTGTATTTCAAAGGTGTTATCGTCGCTTTTAATCCAGTCGATCGAACTTACGATGTGAAATTTGAAGAAGGAACCACTTATACCTTGCTTAAAAAACATGTTTCACCAGTTGACAGCTTTAGAGCCTTAGAACCAAAATCTGCCCAGCGtggagagaagaagacaagAGGCCGACAAAGATCTGGCAGTAGAAGCCGGAGTCGCAGCAGAACTCCAGGGAGAAAACCTAGAGGAAAATCTCCTGCAAATGAAAGCAATTATTCTGTCAGAACATCTTCTAGACAAAACAATATAAAGAATGAGTCTAAAATCAAGCAATCACCTGAAACTGAATTTACCAATCTGAAAGTTAAAATGGAATCTAAAGAAGATGGGAATGACTCAACATCTTCAACTAGACGTTCACCCAAAGTTAGatcaatgacaaaaaaattctatgGTATAGTagatgaagaagaatcttGGGAAGATATGCGCCTTTCTAGAAGAAAATCTTCTCGCTTAGCTACAAAAACTAAG GAATCCACACCTGTAAATCAACTAGACAATGATGTCTATTCAGATGAAGGTAGCTCCAATGAAATGAGCCTTAAACCAAAAGGGaatgaacaaacaaaagatgcTCCAATTACAAATGATGTTGCTTCTGGTCCACAAATGAGTGCAGGGAATGGGGAACAAATTGAACCTCTTAGTTCATTTACAGCCACTCTTACAACTATTTTTCTTGGCAATCTTCCCTTGGCACTTTTCCTTTACCTGAtttgtaaagaaaataaatgccTTTTCGAAGGCATGCCTCGGTTTGCTTTTGCAGATCTCTTGTCCATGTACAACCCTTTTGTATCCTTCTGCATCGAATCATTTTatcttgccatttttttactttcgatGTTGCCCACTGGAAAAGTTGTTAAGATTGGCGAGGGTCAACTTTTCCGTCGAAACTCTATTGTAAGCGCCATCATAAtgatttcttctcttcttgccATAATGCATTACTTGAAAATTTCCGCTTCAAGTATCTTGACACATTTTCCTCAATTTGTAATCCCAAATTTTGCCGTAAGTTTCGTTTTCgcctttgttgtttctttccgAGAAAGGCACAACCGCCATAGCGATACCGGCATCCTATCCCATTTTGTCTTTGGTTCTTCGTTGAATGCCACGATAGCAAATGTGAACGTCAAAGTTTGGGTACATCGCGCGGTTTTCATCACTGTCATCGCCCTCAATTGCCTAGTTTTGGttgcaaattttgaaaagaatcaaGTTCTTTCTCCAACCCTGGCTTTTGTTGCTGCTATGCAAATGATTTTCGCTCTTGAAGCTCTTTGGAACGACACTCATCTCTTTCACAGCTTCGACTTTAATCAAGTGAAGATTGGTTGGATGTATTTAACGATGAACACTTATCCTCTCGCGACATTCCTCATAACACTCAGCGCCATCAACTCTGA GCTCGAATTGTCATATCTTGTACTTGCTCCAATCggaattctatttttgattGGACTTTGGGTTAAAGCGGGAAGCAACTCGCAACTCGCAGCCTTTATTGAGAATCCTGAACATCCCTCGTTTTCCA AAATGGAAAGTTTAACTTCCTCATCCGGAAAGCTACTCATTTCTGGCTGGTGGGGATGGTTACGTCATCCAGATTTCCTCGGAGATATAATCATGCACTGGGCATTCGTTTTGCCTTGCG GTGGTATGTTCCTACCTTATGCGGTGGCGATATTTGCcactgtttgttttgtttaccgAACAAAAGAAAGCGACTTGGCAGGAAAACTGAAGTATGGACCATCTTGGGATCGATATTGTCAACGCGTGCCGTCTCGTGTAATTCCACGAGTATTTTAA